ATCCATACAGTAAGGAGTTTAGTTTAGCTATAATCCATACAGTAAGGAGTTTAGTTTAGCTATAATCCATACAGTAAGGAGTTTAGTTTAGCTATAATCCATACAGTAGGGAGTTTAGTTTAGCTATAATCCATACAGTAAGGAGTTTAGTTTAGCTATAATCCATACAGTAAGGAGTTTAGTTTAGCTATAATCCATACAGTAAGAAGTTTAGTTTAGCTATAATACATACAGTAAGGAGTTTAGTTTAGCTATAATCCATACAGTAAGGAGTTTAGTTTAGCTATAATCCATACAGTAAGGAGTTTAGTTTAGCTATAATCCATACAGTAAGGAGTTTAGTTTAGCTATAATCCATACAGTAGGGAGTTTAGTTTAGCTATAATCCGTCTTTGTAGGACAACTGCTGGAACCACTAAAGTAGCCGACTGTATATGGTGGAAAATCAGAGCGTCAAAAGAACCTGGTCAATCTGGACTCCTACTCCACTATGTTAGAAACAAAATAAAATGTAGTTTCTCCTTTTGAGGTAGTGCGCTCAGTGCGCTCAGTATGCTGTGTATGGTTATGGATGGGGGTGCATTAGTGACTGAGTGCATGCTATGCTTGGCTtgtatgttgttgtcatggttcCTGTATACAATGTTCAATGGCTCTGAATGCCAAATATTAATTCTATCCTACTGTAAAGCAGCCAAATCAGGGAAATGGATGATTGTAGTGAGTGTCAGGATGATTGGAGCCTTGCTTATTGGTCTGGAAAGTCAGTTTGGCACTGacattttttttctccctcttgtTTAAAACACAAACAAAGATCCCCCCGAGCAAGGCAGTGTCCCATGACCATGACTTGATTGACACCTGCGCCCTATTTTGGGTTCATCTACTCTGGAGTCACTGAACCTTCAAATATTAGAGTtcggattgtgtgtgtgtgtgtgtgtgtgtgtgtgtgtgtgtgtgtgtgtgtgtgtgtgtgtgtgtgtgtgtgtgtgtgtgtgtgtgtgtgtgtgtgtgtgtgtgtgtgtgtgtgtgtgtgtgtgtgtgtgtgtgtgtgtgtgtgtgtgtgtgtgtgaagagagcCTCGTGAAAATAGTTACATAAGCTACAACAACAGTAAAATGTCATACTAGTTGGGTGGCCATTCTTGTGTGAGTACAAATCTAACCATGCCGCTATAGTGTATGTCAGTGGAAGACATACACTATGTGTTCCTGAGCCTGTACAGCCAGGAAGGGAGTTTTACAGCATTCCTCCTCACTGGTGCGTCACGGATCCTTGACTTTATTACTGAGGAGGATACGGGAGGTTCCCATACAATCTAGCCAGTGTTTCTGGGTTGACATTAAAAAGGGATTAGCATACTCTATCTGTTGTGACCTCTGAGTGCATCCACTAATGCATCCAGATCACATGCTAGTTCATTCAGTGTTGTGCTGGTGGCATGCTAATATCAATTTCTGAATATATTTAATGTAATTGAGAGTGATTGGAATTCTAAAATCATTTCTGAAATAGCATGGTTATAGAGTAAAGTAACCCAGCCACTGAGACTGGAGGTTTTCATTATGACTGGTCTTCGACGCACATTATAATCCAGCCCTATTATGATCTTTTATAATTTTGTCATCTGGAAAGGCTATTGGCCAAACGTACAGTATGTTGCTTTAATCCATGATTGCCCTGCCCAATCCGAGGTGTGGTAATACTTTAGTCCAGATGTTCactggctgtgatagacagacagaaaaaCTATTCGGGCCATTGGAGCATATTACATACACCCTCTCTTATTCACAGTTTTTGTTATGAAATTCTGTGGCTTATACATATGTAATAACAATATTATCTGAACGATTAAAATGTTAATATCTGTTAAATGTTCTGCAGTGGTGAATGTGAAGTAGAGCCAGAGGTAATAATCTGACGTTAGCTTTGCAAACACCCCTGATGATGTTATATGTGACAGTATGAATGTATCTGCAGCTCTGGCTTTATAGCTACAATCCCCACACTGCTCAACAAACCAACCAGATTAACGCCAACAGCAGGCCTCTGATTACAGCTGATGCTGGTTTGATCTAGTGTTCAGGGATGTGTTAAGAGTGCACTATAGCAGGGGTACAGTAGGGGTGGGCAGGGGGGAGGACAAGGAGGGGATCCTCTTATGAGACCCTGGCTGAGAGGGACTGGATCTGAAGTCTGACTGAAGGCCAGTCAACAGTGAAATACAGTAGCATCATGTGATACCCCACCTGGGTCAGACAGCAAGCCTCACACTCGCTATTGTGGGGAAATATAATGTAATGCCAtactactgtatgtctctctgtcaaAGGCATCTCTGCTGCTTCTCCCTGTGTGGTTTATGTCAGAGGAAGTTTTCACCCCTGGAATCTCCTGAAGCCCATGGATATGAGCCCAAATCCTTCATGCCTTCCCTGCCCTTTCTCACTCACACTGTGGCACAAGCGTCCTGTATGCATCCCTGATCCGTTATGTACTGTACAGGCTCTGGTTTGCGCTGTGTGAGCCCAGCATCTGCTTGGAGTTTTCATCCCATTGCGTAATGCTGCATGCCACCCCTTACCCTACCTACCGTGTCTCTAAAGTACAAATGCCACCCCTTACCCTACCTACCGTCTCTCTAAAGTACAAATGCCACCCCTTACCCTACCTACCGTGTCTCTAAAGTACAAATGCCACCCCTTACCCTACCTACCGTCTCTCTAAAGTACAAATGCCCCCTTACCCTACCTACTGTGTCTCTAAAGTACAAATGCCACCCCTTACCCTGGAAAGTCTTTGGCCCTttttctccctctaaaaacaaaGTACAAATGCCACCCCTTACCCTACCTACTGTGTCTCTAAAGTACAAATGACACCCCTTACCCTACCTACTGTGTCTCTAAAGTACAAATGTGTCTCTAAAGTACAAATGCCACCCCTTACCCTACCTACCGTCTCTCTAAAGTACAAATGCCACCCCTGTACCCTACCTACCGTGTCTCTAAAGTACAAATGCCACCCCTTACCCTACCTACCGTCTCTCTAAAGTACAAATGCCCCCATGCTACCCTACCTACCGTGTCTCTAAAGTACAAATGCCACCCCCTTACCCTACCTACCGTCTCTCTAAAGTACAAATGCCCCCATTACCCTACCTACCGTGTCTCTAAAGTACAAATGCCACCCCTTACCCTACCTACCGTCTCTAAAGTACAAATGCCACCCCTTACCCTACCTACCGTCTCCTAAAGTACAAATGCCCCCTTACCCAGTACCTACCGTGTCTCTAAAGTACAAATGCCACCCCTTACCCTACCTACCGTCTCTAAAGTACAAATGCCCCCCTTACCCTACCTACTGTGTCTCTAAAGTACAAATGCCACCCTTACCCTACCTACCCTCTCTCAACAAAGTACAAATGCCACCCCTTACCCTACCTACTGTGTCTCTAAAGTACAAATGACACCCCTTACCCTACCTACTGTGTCTCTAAAGTACAAATGCCACCCCTTACCCTACCTACCGTCTCTCTAAAGTACAAATGCCACCCCTTACCCTACCTACCGTGTCTCTAAAGTACAAATGCCACCCCTTACCCTACCTACCGTCTCTCTAAAGTACAAATGCCCCCCCCTTACCCTACCTACCGTGTCTCTAAAGTACAAATGCCACCCCTTACCCTACCTACCGTCTCTCTAAAGTACAAATGCCCCCCTTACCCTACCTACCGTGTCTCTAAAGTACAAATGCCACCCCTTACCCTACCTACCGTCTCTCTAAAGTACAAATGCCACCCCTTACCCTACCTACCGTCTCTCTAAAGTACAAATGCCACCCCTTACCCTACCTACTGTGTCTCTAAAGTACAAATGCCACCCCTTACCCTACCTATCGTGTCTCTAAAGTACAAATGCCACCCTTACCCTACCTACCGTCTCTCTAAAGTACAAATGCCACCCCTTACCCTACCTACTGTGTCTCTAAAGTACAAATGCCACCCCTTACCCTACCTACTGTCTCTCTAAAGTACAAATGCCACCCCTTACCCTACCTACCGTCTCTCTAAAGTACAAATGCCACCCCTTACCCTACCTACCGTGTCTCTAAAGTACAAATGCCACCCCTTACCCTACCTACCGTCTCTCTAAAGTACAAATGCCACCCCTTACCCTACCCACCGTGTCTCTAAAGTACAAATGCCACCCCTTACCCTACCCACTGTGTCTCTAAAGTACAAATGCCACCCCTTACCCTACCTACCGTCTCTCTAAAGTACAAATGCCACCCCTTACCCTACCTACCGTGTCTCTAAAGTACAAATGCCACCCCTTACCCTACCTACCGTGTCTCTAAAGTACAAATGCCACCCCTTACCCTACCCACCGTGTCTCTAAAGTACAAATGCCACCCCTTACCCTACCCACCGTGTCTCTAAAGTACAAATGCCACCCCTTACCCTACCTACCGTCTCTAAAGTACAAATGCCACCCCTTACCCTACCCACCGTGTCTCTAAAGTACAAATGCCACCCCTTACCCTACCCACTGTGTCTCTAAAGTACAAATGCCACCCCTTACCCTACCCACCGTGTCTCTAAAGTACAAATACCACCCCTTACCCTACCCACCGTGTCTCTAAAGTACAAATGCCACCCCTTACCCTACCCACCGTGTCTCTAAAGTACAAATGCCACCCTTACCCTACCCACCGTGTCTCTAAAGTACAAATACCACCCCTTACCCTACCTACCGTCTCTCTAAAGTACAAATGCCACCCCTTACCCTACCCACCGTGTCTCTAAAGTACAAATGCCACCCCTTACCCTACCCACCGTGTCTCTAAAGTACAAATGCCACCCCTTACCCTACCCACCGTGTCTCTAAAGTACAAATGCCACCCCTTACCCTACCCACCGTGTCTCTAAAGTACAAATGCCACCCCTTACCCTACCCACCGTGTCTCTAAAGTACAAATGCCACCCCTTACCCTACCCACCGTGTCTCTAAAGTACAAATACCACCCCTTACCCTACCCACCGTGTCTCTAAAGTACAAATGCCACCTTACCCTACCCACCGTGTCTCTAAAGTACAAATGCCACCCCTTACCCTACCCACCGTGTCTCTAAAGTACAAATGCCACCCCTTACCCTACCCACCGTGTCTCTAAAGTACAAATGCCACCCCTTACCCTACCCACCGTGTCTCTAAAGTACAAATGCCACCCCTTACCCTACCCACCGTGTCTCTAAAGTACAAATGCCACCCCTTACCCTACCCACCGTGTCTCTAAAGTACAAATGCCACCCCTTACCCTACCTACTGTCTCTCTAAAGTACAAATGCCCCCCTTACCCTACCTACCGTGTCTCTAAAGTACAAATGCCACCCCTTACCCTACCCACCGTGTCTCTAAAGTACAAATGCCACCCCTTACCCTACCCACCGTGTCTCTAAAGTACAAATGCCACCCCTTACCCTACCCACCGTGTCTCTAAAGTACAAATGCCACCCCTTACCCTACCTACCGTGTCTCTAAAGTACAAATGCCACCCCTTACCCTACCCACCGTGTCTCTAAAGTACAAATGCCACCCCTTACCCTACCCACCGTGTCTCTAAAGTACAAATGCCACCCCTTACCCTACCCACCGTGTCTCTAAAGTACAAATGCCACCCCTTACCCTACCCACCGTGTCTCTAAAGTACAAATGCCACCCCTTACCCTACCTACCGTCTCTCTAAAGTACAAATGCCACCCCTTACCCTACCTACTGTGTCTCTAAGGTACAAATGCCACCCCTTACCCTACCTACCGTCTCTCTAAAGTACACATGGCCGCAAGggcatgaacacacacaaacagtgatGCATGCAtccacacactctcacacatacgcacatgcatgcacgcacaccacacacacacacacacacacacacacacacacacacacacacatgtcacacacacacacacacatgcatacacatacaTGGTTTAACATCATCCTATACTTTTTACTCTTCTCAAACTCTTTCCTGATGCATACACTTTGCAGACTTAGTTTTGATTAGGCAAGGCAGAGTAATTTTCTACACATTTTAATGAAGCAATTGCACATAAGCTTTTTAAATTATCTTTATTTTAGTATGTCATACACCCTTCATATTTAAGACTCATCAGTGTGTCCACAAGATCACATTGGATAAGTGCAGAGCACTACTTCACTTCCAACTAGAATTAGCACTTGATCAGTGTTACATTTAGCATGGTTTATTTTAAGTCTGTTTAGTCTTGCAAACACAAAGATTTCCATTCCTTAATCAATAATAACCCTTTGCGATAACACAGAGGTGTGTCATATCCTGGCACAGGTCAAAGGGTTTTATCTTGAAAAAAGGCAGCAAAATATGTAATAGCCATAATTGCATATATTTAAGTGACCAATTATTTTGACTATGTATTGGGGAAAGCTACATAATAGTCTATACATTTTGGGACATTTTTGAATACATTATATTGTGTTGTTCATTTTGGGGATAAACTCTATGTCAGATCCCTGAGTTTTTAGACATACAGTAATTATGTCCCATAATTGTCAATAGAATTTGAAGCATCCTGGCAATTCATACCAATGACTCGCACACAGGTGGGTTATCCGAGTCCTGACTGTGCATGGAGCTCAGGCCAGTGTCTGAGTCGTCATCGTTGGCATTGCAAGTCTTTGAAAGACCCCTGGCTTGCTCCACCCACTCGCTTTTCGTCTCCAGGGGACGCATCATTGCTGCCTCAGTAACCACAGAGTTGCGGTCATTGTCCTCGCCTTGTGTCTCGTCATCCTCTATATACAATGAGTTCACTTTCTCCAGCAAATCCCGTATCTCCTTTTCTTTCACCCCCCAAATATCCTGGGTTGTATTCAAATCACTCCTAATAGCCTCCAAATCCGTGTTCAAGCGCAGTCCAATGTATAAACTAGTATCCAGCTGCGTtttgatcctctcctcctccagaaacAAATCGTTCTCTAATGATGTATCAGCCTCGAGGACTAAAGTTTCAGTGTGTGTCGCATGGGCTGTTGATACCCACATAGCGGTCTCTCCCGCGCTGGGTTTCACCTCTTTACTTGACAGCTCCTCTTGCCTTCGCTTCATCCACCTCTGATTCAGTTCCTCTTGGATCTCCACAGTAATGCTGTCCATGAGCGCTTCGTGCTCAGCCAATTCATCCTGAAGTCTAATCACCTCCTCACACCGTTGGGCATACTCCTCGAACTGGGCAACAGCCTCCGCCGAGCACGGCTTCTCACCCTCCTGCTTGGAGAGCCCGTCAGAATGCGCATCCACTAAGTATGTGTTCTGCACGTAATTGATACCATGCATTTTCATTCTGTCAAAATGAACTTTAGCTTCATacatttctatctctctgtccagtTCTTTAATTCTCTGGATCTGTTGGCGGATTGTGTGGTCCTGGGATATGACCAGGTGAACCAAAGTTTCCATTTTCTCCCCAGTGGGCGCATCCTTGGACACGGTTTGCGCCCTCttgttatttattttatccaATTTTCTGAAAGCTTTCCTGACAATCCGACGTTGTTTCTCGGGTGAGAAGCCCATGGTGGCTCTTGCTGTCCCCTTGTAAATGCACGGACTCTCCTTACTGAGCACCACACGCGCCTCTGCGCTCCGGGGTCCATGGTTAGCCAAAGAAGCCTCATTTTTAACCAACACAAACCGCAcgttctcctgctcctctccccaCGCGCCCCAAAGTCGAAGGATCTTTGTTTTATTCGGCAAAATTCTTTCAGATCCTCTCCATTTTTCTACGATGCAATAGGACTGGGGTGATCCCGAGAGCATGGCTGCAGAGACACGTTGTTTCAGGTTTTGATCCTCTAGGAGCACATTGACCACATCTGCACAGGTTGTGCGCTTTGACAGTCCGGAGACAAGCTTCTCCTCTCGGCAAACCCACACAGATATCTTACTTTCCTTGGACTCCATCATAAACTAAAACGAAACGTTATTCCCCTTTAGAATACCATTCAAATTCCGTTTTTTTGAGGAGGGAAACGGAGTAGAACAGAGTTTTGTCATGTAAGTGCTAAATTAATTGTACATCCACATACGTTAGAAAATAAAGCAACATCCAACATTCTGAGATAAATAGTTCATTTTACGCGTTCCCTCAAGTAGTTGGTAGAGGATGGGAAGTCCATGTAGCCGCTGTCGCTGTTTGCTCTGTGTCCAAGTAAGCACACTCAACTGCGCCCTTTGCGCGCTGTGCGTACAACCGGAGACTCGCTCTGCTTTGATCACATGACAACTTTACAGTTCCTAAACACAACAAGTAACACCGCCCATAAAGTGTGTTACTCTCCCAGAGAACGTGATTGCGTATTTTGATAAAACatgataacaacaacaacaacaacaacactattatcaatgaataacaacaacaaacgaCTAATACTACAACTAATAATGATAACAATAATTACAACAACTACCACATCAATAACAATAGTAGTGATATACTAAATTATAACAACACTTAGAATAATAAGTGTATACATGCGCATctattattattactaatatTAATTACGAATAATTGACTGTCCCTTGACTGATGTACCTGGGCTGGTGCCTTGGCTGATGCCGACATAAACGCAGACAGCCCTGGGGGTTATGCAACACTTCAAATAGTGACAATGGGAGGTGTGAAATAAGGTACTGACATCCCTAAATCAGAAGATATTATCTTACTGCTGAGCATATATACTTTTAAAAAATGCATTAGCATGCAGTGTACAAAGTAAGACTAATCTACACACATCTGCATAGGAGGCTATAACCTAATACATTGCACCATGCATCTTCTCTGGGTGACACACACATTTCACTTGACTGACAAACACCCCAACAAACAGATGGTAAAAGAAAAGCGATTGTATTGGGTCAGCTTCGCGGGGTTCCACAATATATTGCCTCATCTCACTTTTCTATTCATACATGCTGATTATCAACATCAGCTCAACAACCCAGTGGTAAAAAAAAcatggttgaatcaatgtttccGCGTAATTTCAACAAAAAAAGAATGAATTGTGATGACACTGAATCAACGTGGGAAACGTATGGGAATTAGTTTGTTTTTACCTGGCTAACTATTCATCTAAATCCAattacattgtgacattatttgTTGAGTTCACATTGAATTCTTGTTAGATGACAAATCAACCAAATGTAAaccaaaactagacgttgaaatgACATCTGCCCCGAATGGGAAGACACAGTCTGACACTTAGACGACCACTTCCTGGTTCATTCAGAAGGCAGCGTTCTAACCTTGATCTCGAGGATTTATCTGGAATTACGAGAGAAATTCTGACCCCCTGCTGGTACCCGTCAAGTGAGGACAGCTACACCATGAatcaagtagtagtagtagtagtagtatcataaTAACGAACATTTCACACCCATTATGAGGGTCCAGTATTCTTCCTCTCGTACTCAGATACAGCTGTGTAAAAGACTCCCTAGAAACACAGGGAGTGTAGTAGTCCAAATCTGGCAGGGCTCTGACCCCTGGGAAGATTACACTGGTGCACTGTGCATGGATTTAAAAATGACTCCATAATCAGATCCTCTCACACACatgagccagacagacagacacacatctgTTAGATATTATGTGGACAGTGTCattggagagagaggatagggagagggcaTTCTGTAGACGGGCGAGTTGTTCTCTCTGATTATTAAGCACACTAAACTACTGGCGTTACAATCATTACAACATAAAACCGTTACAAGGTGTAATCGATGtctgagtgagtgaatgagagagCAATAGACATGCCTAGGCTCCAGGTTAAAATATGCTAGCACTATTTACAACAGCGTTACAGAATGACCATGTCAGTGCAACAGCCAAACAGCAGCACTGTGGCCTTCAGTCTGTTTTAGGTTGGTCCAATGGACAAGTCTTTCATTTGATAATGGCTCCATCTGGTGTTAGCGTTCAGTATTACCCATGATAACTGTTACACAAAAAGGAAAGTGATACATTTTATAATGACACAAATGCTTCATAAATCattcacaatatatatataattaagtGCAATAGTCATGCTAGATCTAATTCAAAATGAACGAAGCACAGAACTTTAGCTGAGAGAGGGCTGTGCTTTAGGGATGATAAcattgggtggcaggtagcctagcggaaCCTTGAGAGCTTTGGgcaagtaactgaaaggtcaTTGGTTCGAGTCCCCCAGCCGACTACATGacaaatctgttgatgtgcccttgagcaaggcacttaaccctaattccCCATGAAAGTTGCTCTAGATAGGAGTGTCTGTTAAATGTAAACCATCTTTATCAAAGAGTGCAGCCTGTGTCAGTGACTTCACTGGGCTTAATTATTGTTTTTATAGGGGCTTCTTTTGTTGTCCCAGATTATGAAATCCAGTTTCATAACTGAAAATACTGCCACATGACATACTGTAACATAATGGAGATACTATAACAAAGCTGGCACCAATACAAAAGGCAGGGAATGGCTCTCTCTGTTGGTTATTTGCGGGTAGTACAGCTGATGTGTTCTTACATAATTATGTTTATTTATCTAAAGGTTAAGTTCGAATTTAATGTATTAATGTGGAGATGCTCTAAATTGTTTTTGTATTCTCACTGTCAGTTTTTCACAGAATAAAAAGGGAGACCATATTTTTCCTGATTTATTTAACTTCAATATTGTATACATACAAAGTATCTAGAAAGCTACAAAATA
This sequence is a window from Oncorhynchus keta strain PuntledgeMale-10-30-2019 chromosome 14, Oket_V2, whole genome shotgun sequence. Protein-coding genes within it:
- the rassf10b gene encoding ras association domain-containing protein 10 — its product is MMESKESKISVWVCREEKLVSGLSKRTTCADVVNVLLEDQNLKQRVSAAMLSGSPQSYCIVEKWRGSERILPNKTKILRLWGAWGEEQENVRFVLVKNEASLANHGPRSAEARVVLSKESPCIYKGTARATMGFSPEKQRRIVRKAFRKLDKINNKRAQTVSKDAPTGEKMETLVHLVISQDHTIRQQIQRIKELDREIEMYEAKVHFDRMKMHGINYVQNTYLVDAHSDGLSKQEGEKPCSAEAVAQFEEYAQRCEEVIRLQDELAEHEALMDSITVEIQEELNQRWMKRRQEELSSKEVKPSAGETAMWVSTAHATHTETLVLEADTSLENDLFLEEERIKTQLDTSLYIGLRLNTDLEAIRSDLNTTQDIWGVKEKEIRDLLEKVNSLYIEDDETQGEDNDRNSVVTEAAMMRPLETKSEWVEQARGLSKTCNANDDDSDTGLSSMHSQDSDNPPVCESLV